In Setaria viridis chromosome 5, Setaria_viridis_v4.0, whole genome shotgun sequence, the genomic stretch CAAGATCCAACTGAGGTACCAGCTTCCCAAACAGAAACTATGACAGGATCTCAGCTCTCGCAAGATGATGCGCATGCCTCGTTTGCTGAAAAAAATGAACAGTCTGTTCCTCCAAGATCTGGCCAATGTGCTATTTCAGATGTTTCAGAGAAAGAAGGTTACACATCATTTGTTTAGATTTGTTGCCATTATCTATACTTAGATTTGCTTGATGTGATTTCACTATGTACAGATTCATTAGCTGAGAAGGATGGAGATGATCTGACTTATGTACTGGCCTCACTCAAAAATCTGGATGGATCTGAAGAGGAAGACTTTCTCCGAAAGATCTTAAAGATGCGCAAAATAGAGAAAGAAAATGTTTGTCTCCACAACTCTGTTCCTGAAGATAGGCCACGAAGAAGCAATACTGCACGGAAAAAATCAATGAGGGTTCCTCCAGAAAATCCTTTGCCCCAGAGTTGCCAGAGTCGAGTTTCAGAGTTAGAGAAACATTTATTTCCTGGAGTTGCAGGGAATGATAAATGTGCAGATCTACAGGAAGATGATGAATCTGAAGGTTCACCAGATATTGTGATGGGTGAACAATCATTGGTGCATGATTCATCTGATGTTTTGGTGACTGATGAGACCTTTGCTGCAAGTGAAATTGATAAGGAGACCCCAAATCTGGGTGTCAAAGCTGCAGATCATGTTATTGATCCAGAACCAAACATGCCAGATCGTGCAGGTGAAAGGCAGGCAGGAGGTTCCCCACTTGGTTTGTATACTGCAAGTGAATATGACAGGGAGACCCCAAATCTGGGCGTCAAAGCTGCAGAACATGTTCTTGATCCAGAACCAATCATGCCTGATCATGCAGATGAAAGGCAAGCAGAAGGTTCCCCACTTGGTTTGTACAGCAATACAGAAGTTGCCAAAGAAAAGGCTGCATGCAGCAGGAGCGATATTTCTATGGTGGTACTTGTTCTTAAAATTGTTTCTCACCTTTTACTTATTCATTAGTGAACTTCTGAACCATTGACTCTGGCATATATCATATCTTACTTTGCGCTGCAGGAAGACAATGTGCCAATAGACAATCCTACTGATATGTCTAATAATGAAACAGAAGTTTCTTCTCCTCATCATTTGGAGGGCAGCTTGGCCGAAGTGTTGGCCAGGACACCAGTTAGAAATGTGGCTTCAGATGGTGTTGATCAGACTTCTCATGCAGCTGAGGACAACATTCAACATCTGGTAAGTGCCCGCAGAAATTATTACTGTTAAACATAATTTTCTGAGCGCATCTATTTTCTGAGTGTATCTTGAACTTAGGTTTCTGTTTTGTTTCGCAGGAAGCGGTTGAAGAGGATGGTGTTATACAAGGTAcctattttttctgaaaatgtcAGCCAAACGTATGCCTCCGATGACTCGGGAAAGGAGATTTACAGACATATCGATTGCAGTTTTTCTGTCATCTAAAC encodes the following:
- the LOC117857603 gene encoding uncharacterized protein isoform X3, which produces MVLKGHGDIRMLYHDDGVKVAPHANGTKDQQGRRPGPDRKRSRFTQKAHERKLVPAVDHSNVLKIKDPNEYYKKLDDIEEAEKEIRRLNGEVVDEMVMNFDPVVEPKRRSTLLGRKSVRTFKFADADTQDPTEVPASQTETMTGSQLSQDDAHASFAEKNEQSVPPRSGQCAISDVSEKEDSLAEKDGDDLTYVLASLKNLDGSEEEDFLRKILKMRKIEKENVCLHNSVPEDRPRRSNTARKKSMRVPPENPLPQSCQSRVSELEKHLFPGVAGNDKCADLQEDDESEGSPDIVMGEQSLVHDSSDVLVTDETFAASEIDKETPNLGVKAADHVIDPEPNMPDRAGERQAGGSPLGLYTASEYDRETPNLGVKAAEHVLDPEPIMPDHADERQAEGSPLGLYSNTEVAKEKAACSRSDISMVEDNVPIDNPTDMSNNETEVSSPHHLEGSLAEVLARTPVRNVASDGVDQTSHAAEDNIQHLEAVEEDGVIQDKSSHPSEVPLEDIDPVNQPQMHDGNNKKLAADLSNAVSPIKEKKRQAARKGKKKQQSKRSQKVADESNHPLEISQANFDSENQSRMDENIEQQRVVTSSALSPNKAKGQKGAQMRNRTKHLNQRKSLGDAGLAWQSGVRRSTRIRSRPLEHWRGERFVYGRIHDTMATVIGIKAYSPGQDGKKTLKVKSFVPEQYSDLVAESAKY